In a genomic window of bacterium:
- a CDS encoding choice-of-anchor D domain-containing protein, translating to MSRPVFLLLVPAFLTPIAASAAVFAPTTAAELQTALTTAAASAEDDVINLQAGTTYFTSDNGNATFTYNSSNNGSLTIAGAGPGSSILDGNVARQVLELISSGTTASFQISGLTIRNGRFGDVAGLEVQGVEGDQSLTDCVIVNNLEGGAAGGASMIASGASDQTVAGCSIQDNTGGNVGGIQLATNGNIQFNENLVIGNSISSGFGLMGGAIMTSHGVTTSIEAKSNEVRNNAGDVVNGIYLSASAGASMLLEGNTIADNQNLDATNTGGAQIQSIGNSDITVRSNVITGNSSDLANGCQIFNGGEGDILLEENTISNNVNSAGFVGGILITNVGSGNGATTLQNNTISGNSGSFATGIQIQNSENGILTLESNILANNVNDQADNGGAQIQQNGSGELRIVNNLVFGNSAAAQGGGFSIVSAAETLTLVNNTIVGNSVVANDGVGGGGVLLTPVAGMVAANIYNNILFGNSAAPANTGNDLLVDFVFPGIQLFNNDFSQACFGPPPANCDPTSVAGLSLGKNIGADPLFVNPEAGNFQLGPDSPALDTGDTEAPGLPDLDLAGNPRVFNGQVDMGAFEAQPLLTADPATLDFGFVSIGEEESQGLSLSNTGAMAVAISGFQLSDSANYELDLSAGENPCGSSSFSLNPGESCSLAVAFGPGAEGELNANLQVETDSAIPTVVQLIGSGQGGGGSGGCALGGGAALGRGLWFALLIPISAVALFFRRRR from the coding sequence ATGTCCCGTCCCGTCTTCCTGCTTCTAGTCCCGGCTTTCCTGACCCCGATCGCGGCCTCAGCCGCGGTTTTCGCGCCGACCACCGCGGCCGAGCTGCAAACCGCCCTGACCACCGCGGCCGCCAGCGCCGAGGACGACGTCATCAATCTTCAGGCCGGCACCACCTATTTTACCAGCGACAACGGGAATGCGACCTTCACCTATAACTCGAGCAACAACGGGTCCCTCACCATCGCCGGCGCCGGCCCCGGCTCCTCGATCTTGGACGGCAACGTGGCCCGCCAAGTTCTGGAGCTCATCAGCAGCGGAACCACGGCCTCCTTCCAAATCTCGGGACTGACCATTCGTAACGGCCGATTCGGCGATGTCGCCGGCCTCGAAGTCCAAGGCGTCGAAGGCGATCAAAGCCTGACCGACTGCGTGATCGTCAACAACCTCGAGGGCGGTGCGGCCGGCGGCGCCTCGATGATCGCTTCCGGCGCTTCCGATCAGACCGTCGCCGGCTGTAGTATCCAAGACAATACCGGCGGCAATGTCGGCGGCATTCAGCTGGCCACCAACGGAAACATCCAATTCAACGAGAACCTCGTCATCGGCAACTCCATCTCCAGCGGCTTCGGGCTCATGGGCGGCGCCATCATGACCTCTCACGGCGTTACCACCTCGATCGAAGCTAAGAGCAACGAGGTCCGCAACAACGCCGGCGACGTCGTGAACGGCATCTACCTGTCAGCTTCGGCCGGCGCCAGCATGCTCCTCGAGGGCAACACCATCGCCGATAACCAGAACCTCGATGCGACCAATACCGGCGGCGCCCAGATTCAGAGCATCGGCAACAGCGACATCACCGTCCGGTCCAACGTCATCACCGGCAATTCTTCCGACTTGGCCAATGGCTGCCAAATCTTCAACGGCGGCGAAGGCGACATTCTGCTCGAAGAAAACACCATTTCGAACAACGTCAATTCCGCCGGATTCGTCGGCGGTATTCTCATCACCAATGTCGGTAGTGGCAACGGCGCGACGACGCTTCAAAACAACACGATCTCCGGCAATTCGGGAAGTTTCGCCACCGGCATCCAAATCCAAAACAGTGAAAATGGAATCCTGACCTTAGAGAGCAACATCCTCGCCAACAACGTCAACGATCAGGCCGACAACGGTGGCGCTCAGATTCAGCAAAACGGCAGCGGAGAGCTTCGGATCGTCAACAATTTGGTATTTGGGAACTCGGCCGCTGCCCAAGGCGGCGGATTTTCCATCGTCAGCGCCGCCGAAACCCTGACCCTCGTCAACAATACCATCGTCGGCAACTCGGTCGTGGCTAATGACGGCGTCGGCGGCGGGGGCGTCCTCCTCACGCCGGTCGCGGGGATGGTCGCGGCGAACATCTACAACAACATCCTTTTCGGCAATTCGGCGGCGCCAGCCAATACCGGCAACGACTTGCTCGTCGACTTCGTCTTTCCAGGCATTCAGCTCTTCAACAACGATTTCAGCCAGGCTTGCTTTGGACCGCCGCCGGCCAATTGCGACCCGACCTCGGTCGCCGGCCTGAGCCTGGGTAAGAACATCGGCGCCGACCCGCTCTTCGTCAACCCCGAAGCCGGAAACTTCCAGCTGGGGCCGGACTCACCGGCCCTCGACACCGGTGATACCGAGGCTCCCGGCCTGCCCGACCTCGACCTGGCCGGCAATCCTCGGGTCTTCAATGGGCAAGTCGATATGGGGGCTTTTGAAGCTCAACCCCTGCTGACGGCCGATCCGGCCACTCTCGACTTCGGCTTCGTCAGCATCGGCGAGGAGGAAAGCCAGGGGCTGAGCCTCAGCAATACCGGCGCGATGGCTGTAGCCATCAGCGGCTTTCAGCTCTCCGATTCGGCCAATTATGAGCTCGACCTGAGTGCCGGAGAGAATCCCTGCGGAAGCTCGAGCTTCAGCCTGAACCCCGGCGAAAGCTGCAGCTTGGCCGTGGCCTTTGGCCCCGGCGCCGAAGGCGAGCTCAATGCCAACCTTCAGGTTGAGACCGACTCCGCGATCCCCACCGTCGTTCAATTGATCGGCAGCGGCCAAGGTGGCGGTGGCAGCGGTGGCTGCGCGCTGGGCGGCGGAGCCGCCCTCGGCCGCGGTCTTTGGTTCGCGCTTTTGATTCCTATTTCGGCGGTGGCCCTTTTCTTCCGCCGGCGACGTTAA
- a CDS encoding acyl-CoA dehydrogenase family protein, whose product MMNTQNALSAAKNLLEHVTRHLAQKASEGKEISTAKLDTFQTTAYDLAWVASEVYAAEQILAYAAKSDGELEKSLAEYFTAETVAHFSEKVSFRFHEWGVDEKKLTETIWKPELTKEVEKVLATENVARIAQLIKKANGGGTYGLDENHQMFRETFKKFAEDKVMPLAEKVHRHDHLIPQEIIDGLKELGCFGLSIPQQFGGFQDDAKPDNTGMCVVTEELSRGSLGLAGSLITRPEILSKAILKGGTEEQKNKWLPLLASGERMAGVAVTEPDFGSDVAGMKVTAKPKESSGQKGWVINGVKTWCTFAGYADSLMVLCRTDPDMSKKHRGMSILIAEKPRFDGHEFKYDQPEHGGHIEGKAIPTIGYRGMHSYEVAFENYWVPYENLIGGEAGLGKGFYLQMEGFAGGRLQTAARALGVMQAAFEAALRYSDERKVFGKPIFEYGMTQWKLVRMAALIQAARQATYHACQLMDEHKGQMEASLVKFYASKISEWIAREALQIHGGYGYAEEYAVSRYYVDARVFSIFEGAEEVLALRVIAPALLKQYL is encoded by the coding sequence ATGATGAACACTCAAAACGCGCTTTCCGCCGCGAAAAACCTGCTCGAGCACGTCACCCGCCACCTGGCCCAAAAGGCCTCCGAAGGCAAAGAGATCTCCACCGCCAAGCTCGACACTTTCCAAACCACCGCCTACGACCTGGCCTGGGTCGCTTCCGAGGTCTATGCCGCCGAGCAGATCCTGGCCTATGCCGCCAAGAGCGACGGCGAGTTGGAAAAATCGCTGGCCGAGTATTTCACCGCCGAGACCGTCGCCCATTTTTCGGAAAAGGTCAGCTTCCGCTTCCACGAATGGGGCGTCGACGAAAAGAAGCTCACCGAGACGATCTGGAAGCCCGAGCTCACCAAGGAAGTCGAGAAGGTCCTGGCCACCGAGAACGTCGCCCGCATCGCCCAGCTGATCAAGAAGGCCAACGGCGGCGGAACTTACGGCCTCGACGAGAACCACCAGATGTTCCGCGAGACCTTCAAGAAGTTCGCCGAGGACAAGGTCATGCCGCTGGCCGAGAAGGTCCACCGCCACGACCATCTCATTCCGCAGGAAATCATCGACGGCTTGAAGGAGCTGGGCTGCTTCGGTCTCTCGATCCCCCAGCAATTCGGCGGCTTCCAGGACGACGCCAAGCCCGACAACACCGGCATGTGCGTGGTCACCGAGGAACTGTCCCGCGGCTCGCTCGGCTTGGCCGGCAGCCTCATCACCCGGCCCGAGATTCTCTCCAAGGCCATCTTGAAGGGCGGCACCGAGGAGCAGAAGAACAAATGGCTGCCGCTCTTGGCCAGCGGCGAGCGGATGGCCGGCGTCGCCGTCACCGAGCCCGATTTCGGCAGCGATGTCGCCGGGATGAAGGTCACGGCCAAACCCAAGGAATCCAGCGGCCAGAAGGGTTGGGTCATCAACGGCGTCAAGACCTGGTGCACCTTCGCCGGTTACGCCGACTCCTTGATGGTGCTTTGCCGCACCGATCCCGACATGTCGAAGAAGCATCGCGGCATGTCGATCCTGATCGCCGAGAAGCCCCGCTTCGACGGCCACGAGTTCAAGTACGACCAGCCCGAGCACGGCGGCCACATCGAGGGCAAGGCCATCCCGACCATCGGTTACCGTGGCATGCACTCCTATGAGGTCGCCTTCGAGAATTATTGGGTGCCTTACGAAAACCTGATCGGCGGCGAGGCCGGCCTTGGCAAGGGCTTCTATCTGCAGATGGAAGGCTTTGCCGGCGGGCGCTTGCAGACCGCGGCCCGGGCGCTGGGCGTGATGCAGGCGGCCTTCGAGGCGGCGCTGCGCTATTCCGACGAGCGCAAGGTCTTCGGCAAGCCGATCTTCGAATACGGCATGACCCAATGGAAGCTGGTCCGGATGGCGGCGCTGATCCAGGCCGCCCGCCAGGCGACCTACCACGCTTGCCAATTGATGGACGAGCACAAGGGCCAGATGGAAGCTTCGCTGGTCAAGTTCTACGCCTCCAAGATCAGCGAGTGGATCGCCCGCGAGGCTCTCCAGATCCACGGCGGCTACGGTTACGCCGAGGAGTACGCGGTCAGCCGCTACTACGTCGACGCCCGGGTCTTCTCGATCTTCGAGGGCGCCGAGGAAGTCCTGGCCCTTCGGGTCATCGCGCCGGCTTTGCTGAAGCAATATTTATAG
- a CDS encoding phenylacetate--CoA ligase encodes MENFSKDSYVGDPERECLPRARLRQLQEERLAELLHRVAHRVPFYKARLWTAGFEPEKFRGLADLPAIPFTTKEDLREHYPYGLLALPRDQVARVHASSGTTGRPTLTAYSRKDLELWSELMARVLAAAGVRAGTVVQIAYGYGMFTGGSGFQYGAERLGATVIPASNGHAEKQLLWMRELGTEVLLCTPSFAATLLQEIAGDLGHRPLSLKAGIFGGEFWSEALRARLEQGLGVRAFDTYGLSEVIGPGVAQECPEGGGMHVFEDHFLPEIVDPVSGEPLPPGSYGELVLTSLTKEAMPVLRYRTRDRTRLIEEPCACGRSSRRIERIWGRADDQLRIGDGQVFLSQIEQVLLETEGVQPNYQVVATSDLAAQESPWVLKAQLVEEVLRSRARTEAVEAKVTEELQQRFGLKMRVTGVRASHLPCSEGKAKRLIYE; translated from the coding sequence ATGGAGAATTTTTCCAAGGATTCCTACGTCGGGGATCCGGAGCGGGAGTGCCTGCCGCGCGCTCGCCTCCGCCAACTCCAGGAAGAGCGATTGGCAGAGCTGCTCCACCGGGTCGCTCATCGCGTGCCCTTCTACAAGGCCCGGTTGTGGACGGCGGGATTCGAGCCCGAAAAATTTCGGGGCTTGGCCGACCTGCCGGCGATTCCCTTCACGACCAAGGAGGACCTTCGCGAGCATTATCCCTACGGCCTATTGGCACTGCCGCGCGACCAAGTGGCCCGGGTTCACGCTTCTTCCGGCACCACCGGACGTCCGACCTTGACGGCCTACAGCCGCAAGGACCTCGAGCTATGGAGCGAGCTGATGGCTCGGGTCCTGGCGGCGGCCGGAGTCCGTGCCGGCACCGTGGTCCAAATCGCCTACGGCTACGGCATGTTCACCGGCGGCTCGGGTTTTCAATACGGCGCCGAGCGCCTCGGCGCGACGGTCATCCCGGCCTCCAACGGCCATGCCGAAAAACAGCTTCTTTGGATGCGCGAGCTCGGAACCGAGGTCTTGCTCTGCACTCCCAGCTTCGCCGCAACCCTTCTCCAAGAAATCGCCGGCGATCTCGGACATCGCCCCCTCTCCCTGAAAGCCGGGATCTTCGGCGGCGAATTTTGGAGCGAGGCCTTGCGGGCCAGGCTGGAGCAAGGCCTCGGCGTCCGCGCCTTCGACACCTACGGGTTGAGCGAAGTGATCGGGCCGGGCGTCGCCCAGGAATGCCCTGAGGGCGGCGGCATGCACGTTTTCGAGGATCACTTCCTTCCCGAAATCGTGGACCCGGTCAGCGGCGAGCCGCTTCCGCCCGGCTCCTATGGCGAGCTGGTGCTGACTTCCCTGACCAAGGAAGCGATGCCGGTCCTGCGCTACCGGACCCGCGACCGCACCCGCCTGATCGAGGAGCCCTGCGCCTGCGGCCGCAGCTCCCGCCGGATCGAGCGGATTTGGGGCCGAGCCGACGACCAACTGAGGATCGGCGACGGCCAAGTCTTCCTTTCCCAGATCGAGCAAGTCCTCCTCGAAACCGAAGGGGTCCAGCCTAATTATCAAGTCGTGGCGACCTCCGATTTGGCGGCCCAGGAATCGCCCTGGGTGCTCAAGGCTCAATTGGTCGAGGAGGTGTTGCGCAGCCGGGCCCGCACCGAGGCCGTCGAGGCCAAGGTGACCGAGGAGCTGCAACAGCGCTTCGGCTTGAAGATGCGAGTGACCGGCGTCCGGGCTTCCCACCTGCCCTGCAGCGAGGGCAAGGCCAAGCGGTTGATCTACGAGTGA
- a CDS encoding response regulator transcription factor yields the protein METGKATVLLVDSQPIVRHGVAALINGSKHFKIAGEAGNSAQALESAARLQPRIVLIELLLDDVITVDLIPKILEKSPRSGILIFSNRNDAMFAHRAMRAGANGYLLKQEAPAQILTALRRVLEGKTYLSPQILKRMLYYYGEDKKAGSDDQFCKLSDRELQIFRLIGSGLNIRQIAEKLSLERKTIDTYCSRIKKKLDIETLSELTREAIRWSPEL from the coding sequence ATGGAAACGGGTAAAGCCACCGTGCTGCTGGTGGATTCGCAGCCGATTGTCCGCCATGGGGTCGCCGCCCTCATCAACGGCAGCAAGCATTTTAAAATTGCCGGCGAGGCCGGAAACTCGGCTCAAGCCTTGGAATCGGCCGCACGGCTTCAGCCGCGGATCGTCCTCATCGAGCTGCTGCTCGACGACGTCATCACCGTCGACCTCATCCCCAAAATATTGGAGAAGAGCCCCCGCTCCGGGATTTTAATATTTTCCAACCGGAATGACGCCATGTTCGCCCATCGGGCCATGCGAGCCGGAGCCAACGGCTATCTCCTCAAGCAAGAAGCCCCCGCCCAGATCCTAACCGCACTTCGCCGGGTGCTGGAGGGCAAGACCTACCTCAGCCCCCAAATCCTCAAGCGCATGCTCTATTATTATGGCGAGGACAAAAAAGCCGGCAGCGATGACCAATTTTGCAAGCTGAGCGATCGCGAGCTTCAGATCTTCCGGCTCATCGGCTCCGGACTGAACATCCGGCAAATCGCGGAAAAGCTTTCCTTGGAGAGAAAAACCATCGACACCTATTGCTCCCGGATCAAGAAGAAGCTCGACATCGAAACCTTGAGCGAGCTCACCCGAGAGGCCATCCGCTGGAGCCCGGAGCTTTAG